Part of the Rhodothermus bifroesti genome, ATCAGCGTTGGGAGTACGACAAAGCCCCTGAAGTTTTCCTGCGCGTCATGAACCGTTTGGACGATGCAGGGCATCGTTTCCGTCTGATTTTGGCCGGCGAGCGGTTCGAGGAGCAGCCCTATGAGCTGGAGAAAGCTTTCGAACGCTACGCTGACCGCATTCTCCACTATGGCTATGCCGAAGATTTTGAGGAGTACAGCCGCTTGTTGCACCGGGCCGACCTGATTGTTTCTACAGCCCGGCATGAGTTCTTTGGGGTAGCCGTGCTTGAGGCCATCTATTGCGGTTGCCATCCTCTGTTGCCCCATCGGCTTAGCTATCCAGAGCTCATTCCTGCATCGTTGCATCGACCCTTGCTGCATGCACCCACGCTGTACAACGACGAGGAAGAGCTTTATCAGATCCTTTCAGCGCTGCTTAAGGGGCAAGAGCGGCCGCTGCCGCCTGAGCGTCTACGCGAAATTCCGGCGCACTTAGATTGGTCGCAGCACGTGGAGGCCTACGATCGGCTTTTTGAAGAAGTAGCAGGTGTTGCCACGGCTTCTAGAGCCGCTGTGGCTGTTGCCTAAGGTGCTGTTAATTGTTGATGGCCTGAACAAAGCGCAAGGCTTGAGGGGGAGGGGGGTCTCCATCGACGGCATAGGCGCGGGGTTCCCCCGCGGTAGCAAACAACAGCAAAATGGTGTGCTGCGGGTCGTATTGCTCTAATTGATCGCTTAGCCAATGAAGCACTTGCAGGCCTTCTTGGAGTATGCTCAGTGCTTCAGGTGTAGCGTAGGCCAAGCGGTGAATGGCAAAACTGGTCTGCAGCGCTTTACTCGAGGGTGGGCTGGCTTCACTGATGATCAGTACCCCTTCACCGGCTTGTCGATATCCGCTCAGCGATGCAGCTGCCAGTTCTTCCCAGTGCGTTATAATGAACTGATGATGCCGCTGCTCAAGCGCATCCTGCATTTGCACCAGATCGGCCGGGGCGCGGATTACAAAAAGCCGTCCTTGTTCGTCTTGATACTCTACTGTACGATCCGGCATGCGCATAAAGGAGGGGTCGGATGGTCTTGAGGGGTGACCACCCGACCCCGTGGGCTTTAGTCCATGTTCTCTACGATAGCTTGACCGAACTCACTGGTGCGGAGCAGCGTGGCGCCTTCCATGAGGCGGTGAAAGTCGTACGTGACCCGCTTTTGGGCAATGGTGCGTTCGATGCCACGAAGGATCAAATCAGCCGCTTCGTGCCAACCTAGGTAGCGCAGCATCATTTCGCCAGAGAGAATTACCGAGCTCGGGTTGACTTTATCTTGTCCGGCATACTTTGGCGCGGTACCATGGGTGGCTTCAAAGACAGCGTGCCCGGTTTCGTAGTTAATGTTGGCACCCGGTGCAATGCCGATGCCTCCCACCTGAGCAGCCAGGGCATCGGAAATATAGTCGCCATTGAGGTTCATTGTAGCAATCACGTCGTACTCTTCCGGGCGCGTTAGAATCTGCTGCAGAAAAGCATCGGCAATGACATCTTTGACCACAATAGAACGCCCGTTGTGCTCGATGACGTGCCAGGGGCCACCGTCGAGGGGTTGGGCGCCAAAGGCTTCGCGTGCCAGTTCATAGCCCCACTCACGGAAAGCCCCTTCAGTAAACTTCATGATGTTGCCTTTGTGTACCAGCGTGACGCTTTTACGTCCGTTTTCGATGGCATAGCGAATCGCTGCGCGGACCAGGCGGCGCGTTCCATCGCGGGAGATCGGCTTAATCCCAATGCCGCTGGTTTCAGGAAAACGAATCTTGGTTACCCCCAGCTCTTCCTGAAGAAAGCGGATGAGCTTTTGGGCTTCGGGCGTGCCGGCTTGGTACTCGATGCCCGCATAGACGTCTTCCGAGTTTTCTCGGAAGATAACCATATCGACCAGCTCAGGATGTTTGACGGGCGAGGGCACTCCTTGAAAGTACCGCACTGGCCGCACGCAAGCGTACAGGTCCAGCTGCTGACGCAGGGCTACGTTAAGCGAGCGAATGCCGCCGCCTACGGGTGTCGTTAGCGGTCCTTTAATGGCAACCAGATAGTAATCGATTGCTTTAAGCGTATCCTCAGGCAACCAGGTGCCCAGCTGCTGCAGCGCCTTTTCGCCTGCAAAAACCTCAAACCAGACGATCTTGCGCTGTCCCGCATACGCCTTTTCCACTGCGGCATCGAAGACCATCCGGGCAGCCCGCCAAATGTCAGGGCCAGTGCCATCGCCTTCGATAAACGGAATGATTGGATGGTTAGGCACGTCTAAGGTGCCATCTGCACGTTTCTGGATACGCGCTCCCTCGCTGGGGGGCGTTAAGTGTTCAAAGGTAGGCCTTTCGGTAGATACAAGTTGTGTCATGGCAGAACCAACGGTTTTGTCGGGAGACACTTTGGGTTGCAAATTAAGGCATTCAGCCAAAGGATAGCGCTGTTGGCAAAAGCTTCACCGTTCTGGAGGGCGTAGCTCCCGGGCGCGGAGGGTATAAGTCCAGCGTACGGTACCGCGGGCGTCGATGGCACGAAGCGTCAGCACCCGATCGGTGCGCGGCCCAGAGAACGTAAGCAGCACGGCATTGCGCTCCTGCAAAAGCGTCCCCTCTAGGCGCAACGGATTCTCTTCCTGGATGGTTGAGGGTCCAGCGGTAAGCGGCGAGGTGGTGATCTCGTAGAGGGGATAGAATCCCTCGGGCTGATAGCGCATCAGTTCCGTATGGTGACGATCGCCGGTCAAAAACACAACACCACTAATGCGACGGCGGACGATTTCTCCAATAAGCCGCTCATAGTCCTGAGGAAAGCGCGCTGCTACGGATTCAAAACGGGTATAGCGGTTGAGAATCTGGTTGCCATTGGCGACGATCTTGAAAGGTGCGCGGCTCGAGGTGAGCGCATCGATGAGCCACTCGAGCTGCGCTTTGCCCCACATGGTTTTGGAAGTATCTTCTGGGGCGTCGTTAGGGCTACGGTAAAACCGGTCATCCAGCAGGAAAAAGTCAACGTCCCCCCAGCTAAACTGGGTGAACACGCCAGGCACGCCTGGCAGTCCATAGGTTGGGTTGGCCCAGTACTGCTGAAAAAGGCGCAGTGCCGCTCCTTTGAACACGTAGCTGCGGTCGGCGTCGTTCGGGCCATAGTCGTGGTCGTCCCAAATGGCATAGTGGTGGGTTGTCGCTAGCAGTGCTTGCAGCAGTGGGTGGCTTCGGGTATGGGCGTAGCGGTAAGACATCATGGCGGGGCTGCCAAAGTCGGGTTCGCGTAGATACGTGTTGTCGCCCAGCCAAAGCATCAAGTCAGGCTGGTACTGCACCAGCTGGGTGAGCAGCTCAAAATCCCCGCCATAAGGCTGGCCTGGGCGATCGTAAGGGGGATCGTTTACATAAAAGCAAGAAACGGCAGCTACTGTGAAGGTCGGGGGATCTGTGCGCCATTGCCAAAGAGGCTGCGTTTGAAAGTGTGGCTGGTAGGGCAGGCGTAGCAGGGTGTCGTTGAGAATCACGTTGTAAAGGTAGCGCTGCCCAGGCTCGAGGTAGCCGATAGGAATGTGTACGGTGTAGTCCGTTTCAGGCGTGGTAAAGTAGGGTGGGGTGATGCGCGCACTGTCTTCTGGCTGATCTTCTTGACGGTAGAGCAGCTGCACCTGTGCTGGCGCCCACGTTTGAAGCCAGACGACCACTTCTCGTTGCGTGGCATACCCGTTCATGGGGCCAGCGCGTAGCAGCTCGGCTACGGGTAACGTGGCGGGAATCTGCGCTGCGGCAATTCTGGCCAGTAGCCAAAGGAGCGCAATCCAAGAAAATAGGTAGCGCATGGGTTTGAGTAGCATTTGGCTTACAGGTCACACGGTAAGCTACAAAAGTGCACCGAGACGCCGCAGCCAGTTTGGATTTTTTTAAAGACGGCCCAGCAGGTCTCGCAAGCGCAGCTCCCATACCTTCCAAGCGGCTTCCCAGACAATCGCTTTGCTCATCTTGGAAGATCCTTCCTGGCGTTCTGTGAAAACGATCGGCACTTCCAGGAGTCGAAAGCCCTTGCGCCAAGCACGATACTTCATTTCGATCTGAAAGGAGTAGCCGTTGGAGCGAACGCGGTCTAGGTCGATTGCCTCGAGCACGCGGCGGTGATAGCCCTTAAAACCGGCCGTGACGTCGTAAACCGGTAGGCAGGTGATCGCGCGCGTGTAGAGACTGGCGCTGTAGGAGAGAATCAACCGGGAAAGCGGCCAGTTCATGACGCGCACTCCTCCAATGTAACGAGAGCCAATGACCAGGTCAGCCTCATTGCGTCTCAGCGGTTCGAGCAATCGCGGGAGATCCTCTGGGTTATGAGACAGATCGGCATCCATTTCAACCAGATAGGTAAAGCCACGGCTTAGACCAAAACGGAAACCCGTGACGTAGGCCGAACCCAGCCCCAGTTTGCCTGGGCGTTCGATCAAGAACAGGCGGTTGGGGTGCTGAAGCTGAAGCGCACGCACGCGTTCGGCCGTTCCATCAGGTGAAGCGTCATCGACAATGAGTGCCGAAACGTGGCAAGGCAGCGCAAAGAGCAGCGTAAGCAGGCGTTCAACGTTTTGCGCTTCGTTGTACGTAGGTACGATGACCAGCGTGTCGTTTTGCGGAGCAGTTGCCGTAACCACTTTCGGAGAAAATCGACTTTAAGATGTAAACAACAACGGACCCTTAAACTACAATAGGGGTTCAAAAGAACCAAACGTGCTTGGTAGCGCGTTCACGGGTATCTCAAGAAAACGTAGCGTTTCCGCTGCGCTTTCCGGGTTGCTTCTTTGTATCTTTAAGGGCTACTCCTGCAGTTAGCAAAAAGGGGTAAGCCGCGTATTCCACGAGCGTTATTAACTTAGCCTCCTTGTGCTATGGCCAGTGAGATTAAAAAGAAAAAAGCGACAGCTTCGGCTGGGGTTGGGCAAGCAAATGGGCAGGTCGTTGACCTGCAGGTGCCATCGAAAGCGATTCGTGTGACGCACACCTTCGAGACGTATCCGGCCGGGGTCTATACGCATGAAGAGCTGGGACTCACTCGGGAGCAGCTGTTGGACATTTATCGCAACATGCTGCTTCAGCGCCGGTTTGAAGAGCGTGCGGCACAAATGTACGGCAAACAAAAGATTGCTGGCTTTTTGCATCTGTATATCGGTCAAGAGGCGGTTTCGACCGGTGCTGTATATGCGATTCGCGTTGGGCATGATTCGGTGATTACAGCCTATCGCGACCACGGTATAGGCTTGGCGCTGGGCATGACGGCCAACGAATGCATGGCTGAACTTTTTGGAAAGATCGATGGCTGCTCGCGGGGTAAAGGTGGCTCAATGCATTATTTCAAAGCAGAGAAGAAATTCTTTGGCGGGCACGGTATTGTAGGTGGGCACGTACCCCTAGGCGTTGGCATTGCCTTCGCACACAAGTATAAAGAGGATGGTGGGGTGTGCTTGACCTTCTTCGGCGATGGCGCCATGGGCCAAGGTTCGGTCCACGAATCGATGAACTTGGCCGCAGTCTACAAGCTGCCCATTGTATTTATTATCGAAAACAACCAGTACGCAATGGGGACAGCAGTCTGGCGTGCGTTTGCCAATCCGGAATTTTACCGCTATGCGGCCAGCTACAACATGCCTGGTGCGTTGGTGGACGGCATGGACGTCTTCAGCGTTATCAAAGCATTGCGCAAGCATGTGGCCATGGCCCGTGAATTTCAGCCCTCGGTTGTTGAGGTGCGTACTTATCGCTACCGTGGCCATTCAATGAGTGACCCTGCCAACTATCGCACCAAAGAAGAGCTAGAAGCCAAGAAAAAAGAAGACCCCATTATCCGGCTAAAGGGCTACTTGCTCCAGCACGGGCTTTCTAGCAATGAGGAGCTGGACGCCATCGATGAAGAGGTGAAGGCAGAGGTGCAGGCTTCGGTAGAATTTGCCGAGCGCAGCCCACTACCCCCGCTGGAGACCATTTACGAGGACGTCTACGCCCAGCCGGATTATCCTTTCCTGGCTTAATCGTTCCACGAAAAGCAATTGGAATTCCTATGGCAGTAATGCAATTTCGTGAGGCCATCCGCGCGGCCATGATCGAAGAAATGGAGCGCGATGAGCGTGTCTTTTTGATTGGCGAAGAGGTGGCCCAGTATGACGGCGCTTACAAAGTCAGCGAAGGTATGCTGCGCCGCTTTGGCCCCAAACGGGTGATCGATACCCCAATCAGCGAGGCCGGTTTTGCAGGCCTAGGCATTGGAGCGGCACTGAATGGACTGCGCCCGATTGTCGAGTTTATGACGTTCAACTTCTCGTTTGTGGCTTTTGACCAGCTTGTCAATAACGCAGCTAAAATCCGTTACATGTCGGGCGGTCAGTTCAAGCTGCCTATTGTATTTCGGGGACCCAACGGCGCAGCCGGCCAGCTTGCCGCTACACACAGCACCTCGACTGAGTCCATCTATTCCTACTTTCCTGGCCTCAAGGTGATTGCTCCCTCCAACCCTGATGATGCCAAAGGCCTACTCAAATCAGCAATCCGGGACGACGACCCGGTCATTTTCTTAGAAAGCGAGCTTATGTACAGTCTGCGCGGGGAGGTTAACGAAGATCCTGAGTACTTAATTCCTATCGGGAAAGCGCGCATTGCCCGCGAAGGTGAAGATGTGACGATCGTGGCGCACTCGAAAAGCTATTGGATTGCGTTGGAAGTGGCCGATCGGTTAGCCGAAGAGGGCTATAGCGCCGAAGTGATCGATCCACGCACGATCCGGCCTTTCGATTTTGACACCGTAGTGCAATCGGTCAAAAAGACCAACCGGTGCGTCATTATCGACGAGAGCAACCCCTTTGGCAGCGTGTCTTCAGAAGTTGCCTTTCAGATCCAGCAGCGGGCTTTTGACTATCTGGATGCTCCGGTGCTGCGGGTAACCGCCAAAGACACCCCAGCACCGTATGCTAAAAACCTGATCGCCTACTACATGCCTAGTGTAGAGGCAGCTTACGAAGCCTGCAAGAAAGTGCTCTACGTCGACTAGTCTCCAGGAACCTTTCAGTGCTATAACAGCCATGGCTATACCTATTGAAATGCCCAAAATGAGTGACACCATGGAGGAGGGGGTGGTGGTCGCGTGGTTGGTCGAAGAGGGCCAGCGTGTGTCGGCAGGCGATGTCATTGCTCAAGTAGAAACCGATAAAGCCACGATGGACCTCGAGGTGTACGACGACGGGGTTCTGCTCAAAAAAGTGGTTCAAGAAGGGGAATCGGTTCCCATTGGCGGGCTCATTGCGGTCTTAGGTAAGGAGGGGGAAGATATTTCAGGGCTTTTAGCGCGCTACCAGAAGCGGACTGCGCCATCTCCAGTAGCAAAGCCAGAGACTGTCGAAGCGGTGCCTGCACAAACGGGCGATGGGGCTTCGGCAGCGGTATCAGCCTCTGAAGGTGAAGCTGCGGAAGCGCGCATTAAAGCTTCGCCGCTAGCGCGCAAACTGGCCAAAGAGTATGGACTAGAGCTGCGCACGATTCAGGGAAGCGGCCCTGAAGGGCGGATTGTGCGGCGCGACATCGAGGCCGTGTTGGCCCGGCAGCGCCCTCCTGCAGAAGCTGCACCCACGCCCGCTGTCGAAGCCGCACCCGCGCCGCCACCAGCAGCGGCCCCGGCACCCTCGTTGCCTTATGAGGCAATTCCGCTCACTTCCATGCGGCGCACCATCGCCCGTCGGCTATCGCAAAGCAAGTTTACCGCTCCTCATTTTTACTTGACCGTTGATGTCGACGTTGAAAAAGCTGTTGCCTTCCGTGAGCAACTGAATGCGTTGGCTGAGGCTCAAGGACGCCCCAAGATTTCTTTCAACGACCTTATCACCAAAGCCTGCGCTTTGGCGCTGCGGCAGCATCCGGAAATCAACGCCTCGTATTTTGAACAGGAGGGTGAAATCCGGCGCTGGAAAGAAATCCACATCGGTATTGCTGTGGCCCTTGAGGAAGGACTTGTGACGCCGGTGGTGCGGAACGCCGACCAAAAAGGGCTGGGGCAAATTGCCGAAGAGACGCAAGCACTGGCTGAAAAAGCCCGGCAGCGTAAGCTTCAGCCTCAGGAAATGGAAGGCGCCACCTTTACAACGAGTAACCTGGGCATGTTTGGCATTGAGTCCTTTACGGCCATCATTAATCCGCCCAATGCCTGCATCCTGGCCATTGGCGCTATCCGGGAAGTACCCGTGGTCAAAGATGGCGCTGTCGTGCCCGGCAAGCGCATGCAGCTGACGCTTTCGTGCGATCACCGCATTGTCGATGGTGCCACCGGTGCACGCTTTCTCAAAACTGTGCAACGCTACCTGGAGGAACCCTTAAACCTCCTGCTCTAAAGTGGCGAAAACCCTATGGACTGGCAAAGCGGGCGCGCCACTGGTGCGCCCGCGCTCGTTTTCGGATGCGTATGCGGCTACTGCACCTTTCGGATCTGCATTTTGGGCGCTTGGCTTCCCAGACCATTGTAGCCGATCTGCTGGCAGAAGCGCGTCGCCAGGCGCCGGATTTGGTCGTGGTTAGTGGAGACCTGACGCAGCGCGCGCGGCCTCGCCAGTTTCAAGCCGCGCGCGCTTTCTTGGAGGCCCTACCAGCTCCCTGGCTGGTGGTTCCTGGCAACCACGATGTGTATCCCTGGTGGCGACCCTTAAGCCGCCTGTGGCGCTCTCTGGCACGCTACCGTCACTACATCACGCAATCGCTGCGCCCCTCATGGGTAACGGATACCATAGCGCTGCTGGGGCTGAATACCGCGCATGGGGCTACCATCAAGGGTGGGCGTTTAACAACAGAGGATCTGACGTATTTGCAAACCTTTTTTGCTGCTGCACCACCTCAGGCGCTGCGCATACTGGTGATCCACCATCATCTGGTTCACCTCCAAGACATCGGGCCTCACGACGTGGTGCGCGATGCGCGTCAAGCACTGGAGGCTGTTGCCCAGGCCGGTATCCACGTCATCCTGTGTGGCCACTTGCATATCGCTCATGTAGCCCCTGTTCTTCTACAGCCGCAATGGCAGCTGCTCGTTGTCAGTGCCGGCACGGCTACCAGCAGCCGAGGACGCGGTCCACACCGCCATCAAAATTTCTACAACCTGCTCGAGGTTACGCCCCAAACCCTCCGCATCGAAACCTATCGGTATCATCCCGAAGCCCGAACGTTTACCCTGACGCAAACCCAAACCTTCGAAAGACAAGGAGCCCAGCTGCTTTTGGAAACAGCACAGACTGGCTAAAGCGTGCTGGCCTAATCTTTGCTAGCTTATGGTAAGCCTTTCTTTTTCAACTTGATTTCCATGGGAGTGCGCCAAAAGTATTGCTTAATTATGTACCTATGGCGCATGATAATGGCGCCAACAATTTTTAACAAAGGGGGGCAACTTTGAGGACAATACATTCAAAATTTGAAGAACCCGCCTGGGGCTGCGTAATTCTATAGCGCCGGGCTTGTGTCTGGAAGGGGAAACGCTTTCTATGCCTGCTGTAGATCCCAAGGATTTTTGGGCCCACCTGCAAGAGCGGCTCGCTTGGCTTCAGCGTGAGGTAGAGCGCTTAATTGTAGAAAACGAACGCCTGCGCGAAGAAAACCGAAGGCTTCGAGAGGAGGTGACGCTCTACCGATTATTTCAGGAGCTGCAGCCGCAGTCTAAAGAAGAGCTTCCGGAGCTTTCGGCCGAGATGCTCCGACAGGCTATGGAATTTCTGGACCGGCTACCCGACGAAATGGGCTTTAGTGAGTTTTTTGACCGAGCTGAGCAAGAGGGCATTGAAAGTGCGGTAGCCCGGGACTATCTGCTGACGTTTCTGCGTGAAGAGCTGCTGCGCCAGCAAGGGGGGCGATTGCGTAAAACCCATCGCGCGGCGTTTGGTAAAGCATAAAAAAAGCGGGATCTCTGAGATCCCGCTTGCCTTTTTAAGAGGCTTTACTTTACGACCGCTTCCACTGCTCGCGAAGTTTACGGCGGTGCTCCCGCACCTGACGCTCGATGGAATCCAGCGCACTTAGCAGGGCTTCTTGCACGGAAGGGGCGACTTCGACAGCCGCGATGTTTTCCGGTCGATGGTATACCACAACACGCACGCGGTAAGCATGCGGCGTTTGACTCCGCTCTGCTTGTTGCACCGCCACAGAAACGCCGGTAATGTCGCGGTTTTTTTTGGCCAACTTGTAAATGCGTTGCTCGACCTTTGCTTTGAGGGCGTCGGTCAGTTCATGGTTTTCGCTGTAGTACTCAAACGCAATGTTGGGCGTCTCCATAAAGCTTTGGGATGGCTTGGTGAATCTTTACGCCGCAAGGGATGCGGCAGGGTACAGCACTTGGTATTTTTCACGCACATACTGCAACCACGGCTCCACCTGGAGCGGCTTGCCTGTAGCCCACTGTAAAAGGACAGCCGCCTTCCAAGCGCGACCGTAGCGGTGAATGTGCTTGCGCAACCATTCCAAAATGGGGAAAAACGTCCCTTGACGTACAAAATCATCCAGCTCTACGAATGCAGTGCGAAGAGCCATAAACAACTGCGCAGCCATCAGGTTACCTAAAGTATAGGTTGGAAAGTATCCAAAAGCTCCTTGTGCCCAGTGAATATCTTGCAACACGCTTTCTCGAAGTGTGGTAGGGCGCAGCCCTAGGTAGCGCTGCATACCTTCCTCCCAGGCTATAGGTAAATCCTGCACGGACAAGCTCCCTTCAATTAAGGCTACCTCCAGCTCAAAACGAAGCAAAATATGCAAGTTATAGGTCACTTCGTCGGCCTCTACGCGGATCAGCGAAGGTTGCACGCGGTTGATGGCGCGGTAAAAAGCCTCTAAGGGCACGTCGCAGAGCACATCCGGTAAAGTTTCCTGAAGCTGAGGATAGAAATATTCCCAAAACGGTAGACCGCGACCGATCACGTTTTCCCAGAAGCGGGATTGCGACTCGTGCAGCGCGAGCGAAGCGCCATCAGCCAATGGCGTGCGTTCCAATGCTGGGTCGATGCCTTGTTCATAGAGCCCATGCCCAGCTTCGTGTAGTGTAGCAAATAAGCCGCTGGTGAAATCATTCGGATGAATACGGGTCGTTAGCCGTACATCGGCAATAGCAATCCCTGTGCTGAAAGGATGCACGGAAGCGTCTAGCCGTCCACGATCCAGATCAAAGCCCAAGGCTTGGAGTAGCCTGCGATTCAGCGTCCATTGCCGATCGGGTTCTACATATCGACGCAGGAAGGCATCTTCGGGTTGCGGCTGCTCGAAGAGTGCCTGCAAAAGAGGCACTAGGTGTTTTCGAAGTTGCTCAAAGAGGGTTTGCACTTCGGCCGTGGTCATGCCAGGCTCATACTGGTCCAGCAAGGCATCGTAGGGATGGTTCGGGTACCCTAGCGCCGCGGCCTTTTCTCGTTGGAGCACCAGCAAGCGCTCTAAGTAAGGCGCAAAGAGATCATAGCGATTTGCTGCGCGGGCTTGCTTCCAGGCTTCGCGAGCCTGCGACTCGGTGCGTGCCAGTTCGGCTACCAGTTTGGTTGGCACGCGCCGCGCCTTTTCATAGTCTTCGTGCACAACACGCACCAAACGAACGCTGAGATCGTCAGCCGGCCAGTCGCGCACAACTTCAGCAGCAGCTTCTAGTAGTTCCCCTGTTTTTTCAGAGGTGAACCATTCGTGAGCTAGGCGGTGCAGCGTGCTTAGTTGTTCGGCACGAACGCTGGCAGCACTGGGCGGCATGTACGTCTCCTGATCCCATTCCAGCAAAGCTGCCGCTGCGCGAACGTCCATAATGCCCCCCAGGTGTTCGCGCAATGCCATGAGGGCCGGATGCATAGAAAAAGGGCTTGTTTTATCCATCATGTTTATTTATTCTCTCAAAGACTGGTTTGCACCAATCCTTGACCCCTATGATGGCGTGGCTTCTTGGGCTCAGCTTTTGGATGTTTTTGCCAGCGCAAGATACAACGGTAAACGATTCGACGTTGCTAACGCTCTGTGAAGGTTTGCGCGTGGCCGATGTGGTCGATGCCATGGATATGGTTGGGTTGCGCCATGTGGGGTTGGTGGACACGCGTATTCAGCCGCTTTGGCGGGACTTAGAGGATTTCCGACATCACTTTTGTGGGCTTGCCCTTACTGTACGTTACGTGCCCACCAACAAAATTGTCCCCAACCCGATACCAGAAGCAGAATTCGACGCTTGGAGTAGCCACTGGTACAATACGCTTTCGCCTGAACCGTTTATTGAGCTTATTCGGCCGGGGACCGTGATCGTGATCGACGCCAGTGGCAATGGGGATACCGGCTCGATCGGTTCCTATAACACTCTGGTTTGGTATGCCCGAGGGGCGCGTGGTATTGTAACCACGGGAAGC contains:
- a CDS encoding carboxypeptidase M32 is translated as MHPALMALREHLGGIMDVRAAAALLEWDQETYMPPSAASVRAEQLSTLHRLAHEWFTSEKTGELLEAAAEVVRDWPADDLSVRLVRVVHEDYEKARRVPTKLVAELARTESQAREAWKQARAANRYDLFAPYLERLLVLQREKAAALGYPNHPYDALLDQYEPGMTTAEVQTLFEQLRKHLVPLLQALFEQPQPEDAFLRRYVEPDRQWTLNRRLLQALGFDLDRGRLDASVHPFSTGIAIADVRLTTRIHPNDFTSGLFATLHEAGHGLYEQGIDPALERTPLADGASLALHESQSRFWENVIGRGLPFWEYFYPQLQETLPDVLCDVPLEAFYRAINRVQPSLIRVEADEVTYNLHILLRFELEVALIEGSLSVQDLPIAWEEGMQRYLGLRPTTLRESVLQDIHWAQGAFGYFPTYTLGNLMAAQLFMALRTAFVELDDFVRQGTFFPILEWLRKHIHRYGRAWKAAVLLQWATGKPLQVEPWLQYVREKYQVLYPAASLAA
- a CDS encoding RraA family protein, yielding MMAWLLGLSFWMFLPAQDTTVNDSTLLTLCEGLRVADVVDAMDMVGLRHVGLVDTRIQPLWRDLEDFRHHFCGLALTVRYVPTNKIVPNPIPEAEFDAWSSHWYNTLSPEPFIELIRPGTVIVIDASGNGDTGSIGSYNTLVWYARGARGIVTTGSVRDTDEIIKQRIPLYLDPLQRGRGIRPGRNEIESVNRPVEIGGALVRPGDVVVADGDGVVVVPREHAVRVFQLARRVLQADKQGRRQLYQQLGLPLDKTVQE